A single window of Onychomys torridus chromosome 8, mOncTor1.1, whole genome shotgun sequence DNA harbors:
- the Metrnl gene encoding meteorin-like protein, with translation MRGAAWAARRRAGQQWLRSPGPGPGPPPLLLLLLLLGGASAQYSSDLCSWKGSGLTREAHSKEVEQVYLRCSAGSVEWMYPTGALIVNLRPNTFSPARNLTVCIKPFRDSSGANIYLEKTGELKLLVRDIGGEPGQVHCFSLEQGGLFVEATPQQDISRRTTGFQYELMSGQRGLDLHVLSAPCRPCSDTEVLLAICTSDFVVQGFIQDVTHVPEQQASVIYLRVSRLHRQKSRVFQPAPEGSGHWLGHVTTLLECGVRPGHGEFLFTGHVHFGEAQLGCAPRFSDFQRMYKNAEERGINPCEINME, from the exons ATGCGGGGTGCGGCGTGGGCGGCCCGCAGGCGCGCGGGGCAGCAGTGGCTTCGGTCCCCGGGCCCTGGGCCCGGCCCGCccccgctgctgctgctgctactgctgctgggCGGCGCGAGCGCGCAGTACTCCAGCGACCTGTGCAGCTGGAAGGGGAG tgggctgaccCGAGAAGCACATAGCAAGGAGGTAGAGCAGGTGTACCTGCGCTGCTCAGCAGGCTCTGTGGAGTGGATGTACCCAACTGGGGCGCTCATTGTTAACCTGCGGCCCAACACCTTCTCACCTGCCAGGAACCTCACTGTGTGCATCAAGCCTTTCAGGGACTCCTCTGGGGCCaatatttatttggaaaaaacTGGAGAACTGAAACTGTTGGTGCGGGACATCGGTGGTGAACCTGGCCAGGTGCATTGCTTCAGCCTGGAGCAGGGTGGCCTATTTGTAGAGGCAACACCCCAACAGGACATTAGCAGGAGGACCACAGGCTTCCAGTATGAGCTGATGAGTGGgcagaggggactggacctgcatgtgCTGTCTG CTCCTTGTCGGCCTTGCAGTGACACTGAGGTCCTCCTTGCCATCTGCACCAGTGACTTTG TTGTCCAAGGCTTCATCCAGGATGTCACCCATGTGCCAGAACAGCAAGCATCAGTCATCTATCTGCGCGTGAGCAGGCTCCACCGGCAGAAGAGTAGGGTCTTCCAGCCAGCTCCTGAGGGCAGTGGCCACTGGCTGGGCCATGTCACGACACTTCTGGAGTGTGGTGTACGGCCAGGGCATGGAGAATTCCTCTTCACTGGACATGTGCACTTTGGGGAGGCACAGCTTGGATGTGCCCCACGCTTTAGTGACTTTCAAAGGATGTACAAGAATGCAGAGGAGAGGGGCATAAACCCCTGTGAGATCAATATGGAGTGA